The segment GCAGCCGGACGCGCCGAGCTTGACTCGTACGTCGCCGGCCTCGACGAGAGCCTGCGTTCGGCCGGCGAGGAGGCCCGTCAACTGGTCAGCGCCGACTTCGACGCGCTGGAGTCGTCGATCGACGAACGGCGGGACAGTCTCGTCCAGCGCCTGACCCAGCAGTACCGCGACTCCTACCAGCGCATGTCCGAGACGGAGAACCGGCTGCGCGAGGAGAACAAGTCGCTGTGGCAGCGCGTATACGACGCCACGGTCGGGCTGATCAAGAAGATCCTCGAGTTCAAGGACATGCTGCTCTCGGCGCTCGCCGAGGCGGCATCGGTGATCACGCTGATCATCGAGGACCCGATCGGCTTCCTCTCCAACCTCATCGAGGCGGTGATGCAGGGGGTCACCAACTTCAAGGACCACATCGTCGAGCACCTCGAGAAGGGCCTGCTCGACTGGATCTTCGGAGCCGTCGCCGGTGCCGGCATCCAGATGCCGGCGAAGTTCGACCTCCAAGGCATCCTGGGACTGGTCCTGCAGATCCTCGGGCTGACGTGGCAGAACATCCGCCGCATCGCCGTGGAGATGGTCGGCGAGCCGATCGTCCGCGCACTCGAGATGTTCGCCGAGCCGGTCATCGTGCTCGTCCGGGAGGGGCCGGCGGGCCTGTGGGAGTGGATCAAGGAGAAGCTCACCGACCTGAAGTCGATGCTGCTCGAGGAGATCCAGAGCTGGCTGATCACCAACGTGGTCGAGGCCGGCATCAAGTGGATCATCGGGCTCCTGACGCCCGCCGGCGCGTTCATCAAGGCGTGCATGGCCATCTACGACATCGTCATGTTCTTCGTCGAGAAGGCGCAGCAGATCGCCGACCTCGTCAAGGCTGTGACCGCTTCCATCGGTGCGATCGCCAAGGGTTCGCTCGGCGCGGCCGCGCAACGGGTGGAGGACGCCCTTGCCCGGGCGATCCCGGTCGCCATCGGCTTCCTGGCCGACCTCCTCGGTCTCGGCGACCTCAGCGAGACCATCTCCGCCTTCATCAAGAAGATCCGCAAGCCCGTCGAGGAGGCCATCCGGTGGCTCATCGGCAAGGCCGTCGACCTCGTCAAGGCGGCGGGCAAGCTGCTGGGGATCGGGAAGGACGACGGACCCAAGGAAGGCGACGAAGATCACAAGCTTGCAGTGAATGGCGGCCTTGCCTCACTGCAAGACGCTGTCAACAGGTACGCGGGCAGAGGCGCGACGCGAGAGGTGGCTGAGGAGATCGCGAGGGATGTGCAAGTTGCCCATCCCGTGTTCAAGAGCGTCGACGTGGTTGCGGAAGGCCGTTCGTGGGGGTTCCGCGTGGTTGCCTCAGTTGTATCGACGAGCGCTCAACTGCCGATGGCGGGTGTGGACCCTGAGGTGGACGAGATGGTCGAGCGCGGGATTGTTGAAGAACAGGAGTCCACAGACGCGCCCCGACGAGCAGGCCCGCTCCGACGGGCGGCACCAACCGGACTCGGGCAGGAGGCTCGGTCCGAGTTTGACCCGGACCAGCCAGGTCACGCCGCCCGTCTGGGCGTTGATCCGGGGGGACAGGTCCATCACGCCATCGAGCTGACGGTCCTGGATCGCTATCCAGGCGTCTTCACCGCGAGTGAACTCAACGCGAGTTCAAACATGAGAGGGATTCCCCCCGAGCAGGGGGGCAGGCGGCAGCTACACAACTCCAAGATCCGCACCGTGTGGAACCGGGTGTACCGATCGCTCGACGCGAAGATTGAGCGGCGAGGCCTCAAACCGGGGTCCTCTGAGTACTCCGCCTTGGTGAGAGCGCACCTGGAGGAGGGTCGAGCCGAGATGGACTACACGCTCGGCCAGTTCTTCAGCGAATCTCGAAAAGCGCCTCGTCCATAGAGGCACGGGCCTTGCCGGGGTACCACTCCCCGGCGTGGCTGGAACATCCCGGTCGGTGACGGCGCGGCGACGGTGGCGTGACGGGGCGCTGGAAGCCTCGAAGGCCGGGTGCGCCGAGCCGGCGCGAGTGGAGAGGTGGGTCCATGGCCACTGAGGGCAGTTCCGGAACCAGTACCCAGGCGCCGACCGGCGGTGCGGGCCAGACCTGCACGGATCCGACCGCGGCGTACGTCACGTTGCAGTGCTTCAACGCCTACGACGTCGCGGTGACCGAGCGGCGCAAGAAGGCGTTCGAGGACATGAAGGCGCGCATGGTCGCGATCACGGGCATCCAGGTCGCCTACGAGGATGCGAAGGCCGCGCAGATGCCCGCGCTCGTCCAGCTGCTCGAGGACCTGAAGGCGATCAGGAAGACCGTCGAGTGCCTGGTCACCGACCAGGACGACCTCGTCGACTGCTTCTGCAAGTGGGAGAAGACGCCCGGTGGCTCGTCGCCGCTCCCGATGCCGGACGACCCGTGCCCGATGGCTGACGAGCGGGATCCCGACGACCTCGAGGCGCTGCGCACCGCGCAGACCGGGATCACCAAGGCGATCGACGCGCGCAAGCGTGCCCTCGACGAGCTGGCCGGGCTGCCGTCGGGCATCAAGGCGAAGGTCGACCTGCTGGCTGCGAAGGTCAAGGAGCTCAACACCAGGATCTGCGACAAGACGATCGAGCCCGAACGCGCCTTCGTCATGCAGCTGCACTACCGCCTGGCCTACGTCGAGCTCCGGCACCAGCTCACCGATCCCACGACGTTCGTCTGTCGGATCTACGACCTCCTCGACGAGCTCTTCACGCTCTACACGTGGGACGTGTGCGTGGCGGGTGCCATCGCCTTCCTCGAGAAGAAGGCGCAGCTCGCGGACGAGCAGGCCCAGGGCACGGATGCCGAGAGCGCGCTCATCGACGAGGTGCTCCGCTGCGCCAAGCAGAAGGAGCCGACCCAGCCCCCCGCTGACGACATGGAGGAGGTCGACGAGCTCGACCCATGCCCTGACGTGCCCGAGCCGGAGCCCGAGCCGGAGCCCGAGCCGGAGCCGACACCCGAACCGGAGCCGGACCCCTACGGAGGGGAGGGCGGGAAGGGAGACCCGTCACCGACCGAGCAGCACCCGCCGACTCAGCAGGCCCCCCCGACCGGTGAGGGCGGACCGCCGTCCGGCGATCCGACGACGACGCAGAGTTGAGCCGTGGCCCGCGTCCTGCTCTACGCGACGGGCCAGCTGTTCGGCGAGGCCGTCGGCGCGTGCCTGCGGCGCGAGGAGCTGGTCGACGGCGTGGTGGTCGTCCACGACGCCCTGGCCGTCGCCGGGACCGCACGTGGCTCTGAGGTCGACATCGTGCTGTACGACATCACCGCGGGCGGAGCACTCACGGCGGTGCGGGCCCTGACGGACCAGCTGGTCGAGGTGCCGGTGGTCGCACTCACCGCCTCGCCGAACGCCGACGACGTGATCGCGTACGTCGACTCCGGCCTGGTGGCGTGGGTGCCGCGCGACTCCACCCTGGACGAGCTCGTCGGGGTGCTTGCGATGGCCCTTCGCGGCGAGACGTCCTGCGACTCGAAGGTGACGAGGTCGCTGGTCGACGAGCTCCGCCGCCGGCGCGAGTCGAGCGGAGTCGTCGAGGCGGTCGAGTTGCTCACCCGGCGCGAGGCCGAGACCGTCCGGCTCCTCGAGCAGGGCTACACGAACAAGGAGATCGCGACCGAGCTTCATCTCAGCGTGGCAACCGTGAAGCACCACGTGCACGCCGTGCTCTCGAAGCTGGAGCTCACGCGTCGTGCCCAGGTCGGCGAGCTCGTTCGCAAGAAGCCGTGGCTTCTGCGTTCGGCGTGAAGCTCGGCGACTCGTGCGCATACCCACGAACGGCAGGCAGGGCCGGGACAGGGCGGAGTTCACGGCGACGGTCCAAGCCCGGCGACGACGCACACGCGGCAAGAACGGGGGTGAGTGTGCCGCACCTACTCACCACTTGTCCGGTCAGAAACCCACCGTCTCACTCATGACGGAGCAAGAGTCCGGTCGCCCGGGAGAGTGGCCCGTTCATGGCACGAGTGCACTCGTCGTCCACTCCGCCGGCCGCATGCTCATGGCTCGCGGGGCGCTCCGTCCGTGGGGTCGGCGACGGCGTCGTCCACGCTCGGGTAGATCCTTTGCAGGACGCCGCTGTCCTTGCCTGCTCGCCGAAGGACGTCGCGGGTCTGGCCGATGCCGTGCGCGATCCGGAGCTCGATGCCGTCGCGCCGGAGGTCGTTCGCGAGCTGGGCCAGCATCGCGGTGGCGGTCACGTCGATGGTGGGGGAGGTCTCGGCGTCGAGGACCACGAGCCGCGTGTCGTCGGTGAGTCGGCGCCGCACGGTGTCTCGGACGTGGTCTGCGTTGGCGAAGAACAGGCCCGACTCCACCCTGGCGACCAGCACCCCCGGGAGGGTCGGGAGGTCTGGGTGCCGGTCGGAGTCCACCCACACCACCGGCAGGCCGTCCCGGGCGGGGGTGAGCTTCACGAGCGTGCTGACGCGGGCGACCGATGCCCGGTAGAGCAGCAGGACGACGGAGACGCCGATCCCGATGAAGAGGCCGGGCAGCGTGTCGAAGACGAGGACGCCGAGGAGGGCGGCGAGCGCCGCGAGGAAGTCGGCGCGGGCCGCCCACCCGTAGATCCCGCCGAGCCGGCCCGACCACACACGGTAGAGCCGGGCCAGGGCGGGGACGTCGACCAGCTCGATCACCGCCGCGATGACGACCGCGGCGAGGGTGGCCTCCGGCAGGTTCTCGAAGAGCCCGGTGAGGAAGAGGAGCGTGATGACCGTGAGCCCGGCGACGAACAGCCCGGAGACCTGGCTGCGTGCGCCGGCACCGCCGTTGACCGCGGTCTTGGAGAGGCTGCCGTTGACGACCATGCCCGAGGCGAGGCCGCTGCCGAGGTTGGCTGCGCCCAGGCCGATGAGCTCACGGTTGGCGTCGATGTCGTAGCCGGCCCGCGCGGCGTACGTCTTGGCAGCGCCGAGCCCCTCGGCGAAGCCGATGAGCATCACCCCGACGGAGGCGCCGACAAGGACCAGGTAGTCGTGCAGCCCGACGTCCGGGAGACCGACTGCGGGCAGCCCGGAGTCGATCTCCCCGACGATGGCGACGCCCTCGTCGGCCAGCCCCAGCACCGACACGACAGCCACGCCCAGCAGCACCGCCACCAACGATCCGGGGACGAGCGGGAGCCATCGCCGCAGCCCGAGCACCACGACCAGGCTGAGCACCCCCACCAGCAGGTCCCGCCACTGGGTGTCGCCCAGGCTCTCGACCAGGTGGACGATCTGGGAGAAGAAGTCCTCGCCGCCCTTGGGCACCCCGAAGAGCTTCGGCAGCTGCCCGGCGATGATGGTGAGCGCCAGACCGACGATGAAGCCCTTGAGGACCGGCTCGGAGATGAAGGAGGCCAGGAACCCGAGGCGCAGCACGCCGGCCAGCAGCGCCACCACCCCCGTGGTGATCGCGAGTGCCGTCGTCAGGGCCACGTAGCTGTCCTGCCCGGCCTCGGCGTAGAGCGCGACGATGCTCGCCGACAGTGCTGCGGTGGCGGACATGGACGCGACGACCAGGTGTCGTGAGGACCCGAGAGCGGCGTAGAGCACCAGGGACGGCACCGCGGCATAGAGGCCGACCACCGGCGGCACCCCCGCGATCGTGGCGTAGGCGAGCGACTCGGGGACGAGCACGGCCCACACGGTGAGCCCTGCGACCAGGTCCCCGCGCAGCCAGCTCCGCTGGTAGCCGGCCATGCCGGCGAAGAGTGCCGGCCGACCGCCCTCCGCCGTGGGTGGCATCAGCGGTCGCTGACGGCGGAGCTCGCTTCGTCGCCGAACACCTCGACCCAGTCGTTCCTCATGCTGACCACGGTCCACCGCTGCTTCTCGGCGCCGACCAGCGCATCCTCCGATCCCGCGTCGTAGGCGAACTCACGCTCCGCGTCGTCGTGACGCACGAGCAGGCGGAGCGCAGGGCGACCGGGGGACTCGGAGAACGTCAGCATCGGCACGTCGCCGTTCGAGTTGCCGACCGACAGGATCGGCCGGCGACCGATCCGGCTCCAGATCCGGATCGGCTTCTCGGGCCCGTCGTCGAAGAACTCCATGGCCGCCTTGTAGACCAGGCTGGTCGCGCCGTTCGCCTCCGCGTAGGTGAGGCCCAGGGCGCTCCCGATCACCCGTTCCGGCGGCACCCCGTAGAGCTCGCTGGCGACCGGTCGCATGAAATCCCTGTCGCCACCCGACGCGATGTAGCTGGTGAACCCGTGTGCCTCCAGGTAGCGCAGGAGCTCCACCATGGGAGAGAAGGCGCACGACCGGTAGCTGCGTCCCAGCGTCGGGTGATCCGCCTTGAGGAAGAACTCCCGCACGCGGGCGTCGTACTCCTCGACCGTGACGGTGTCGAACGCTCGCGTCACCGCCCCCATGAGGGCGCGGAGGTCCTCGTCGTCGCCGTGGTAGTGCTTGACCATGGCCGCACCCATCCAGTGCAGGTCGTGCTCGTGGGCGGCCTTCCACGGTTGCTGCTGCTGCAGTGTGGGATCGTCTGCTGCCATCTCGGCGAGGCGACGTACGGTGAAGTCGAGCTGGATCGGCATCGGTTTCTCGCACCACAGGGTGCCGTCGTTGTCGAAGACCGCGACGCGGTCTGCCGGTTCGACGAAGTCAGGTCCGCCGGGGTCGCTCACGCCAGCCACGAAGTCGACAATGGTGGCCGTCGTGGGTCCGTCCTTCCAGGTGCTCAGGCCGGTCGTCATCGACACCGTCCCCGGTCAGTCGCGGGCGAAGGCCATCGCGGCCTCCTGGGCGAGGTCGACGAACGGCGCACCGCTGACGTCGACCACCGCCTTGTGGATCGTGCCGCCCACGAACGTCCAGGGCGACTGTCCCGGGTAGTCGTCGGTGATCGGCTCCCCGCTGTCCCTGCCGATGTTGAGGCCCTCGCCCGCGATCGAGAACCTGCCGGGCTGGGTCCTGATCCGACCCTCCCCGACCTTGGTGTCCCCGATGTGCAGCGTGAGGGTGCCTTCTGCAGGCATCGTGTCGCCGTCGCGTTCGAAGCTCGCCGAGAAGACGGCGGGGCCGGTCGTGATCGGCACGTCCGACTCGACGATCTGCTCGAACATGCCGACCCAGTTGTAGACGTACTTGAGCCTGCCGTCCTTGACGTAGAGCGCGTGGCCACCGAATCGCGCGCCGTGCGAGAAGAGCACGCCGGACGCCTCATCGGTCTCGATGTCGGCCTCGACCGCGACGGTGTACGAGCGGTTCCGGGTGTTGGGGGCCACCGACTCGGGCACCTCGGCGCACCCGGGGTAGTAGACGTAGCGATTGCGCGGCTTGGCGATCTGCGGCCGCTCGGTGGTGAGGATCTCCACCGCCCCGCGGTTCTCCAGGGGAAGGGCGTTGTACATGCCTGCCTGGATCCACCACAGGTCGATCAGCTCCCGGAGCTTGTCGGGGTGCTCGTCTGCGACGTCGTGACACTCCGTGGGATCGAGGTCGGTGTTGAAGAGCTCCCACTGCTGGCTGGGGTAGTCAGCCCAGCAGTCCGGGGCCGCGGGCGACAAAGCCGCCGCCTTCCAGCCGTCGTTCCAGATGGCGCGGGTGCCGCCCATCGAGTAGAACTGCGTCTGCTTGCCCGTCTTCGCCGCGGGATCATCGAAGCTCGCGACGAAGCTGACACCCTCCACCGGGAACTGGGTGTAGCCCTTCAGCGTCTCCGGGACCTCGATGCCGAAGGCTTCGTAGACCGTCGGGACGATGTCGACCGCGTGCGTGTACTGGGTGCGCACACCGTGCTCGGTGATCCGCTCCGGCCAGGAGACGATCATCGGATCCGCCGTGCCGCCCTCGTAGTTGGCGTAGCGCTTCCACATCTTGAACGGGGTGTTGAAGGCCCACGCCCAACCGGTGGGGTAGTGGTTGTAGGTCAGCGGGGTGCCCAGCACGTCCAGGTGGTCGAGGTTCTCCTCGATCTTGTCGGGGAGTCCGTTGAAGAGCTTGTTCTCGTTGACCGAGCCGTTCGGTCCGCCCTCGCCCGAGGCGCCGTTGTCGGAGACCAGCACGATCAGGGTGTTGTCGAGCTGGCCGCTCTGCTCCAGGTAGTCGAGCAGGCGCCCGATCTCGTGGTCAGCGTGGCTCAGGAAGCCCGCATACACCTCGGCCATCCGCGCGAAGAGCCGCTTCTCGTCGTCGGTCAGGGATTCCCAGGGGCGCACCGTGTCGAGCTCGGGCCAGGTCTTGCCGTCCTTGCTCGTCTGGTCGACATAGGGGTTGATCGGGGAGAGCTCGGCGTGCTCGGGGAGGATCCCCAGCGTCTTCTGCCGCTGGAAGACCTGCTCCCGGTACATCTCGTAGCCCATGTCGAACTTGCCCCGGTAACGGTCCGACCATTCCTGAGGGGCGTGGTGCGGGGCATGGCACGCGCCGGGGCAGTAGTACAGGAGGAAGGGCTTGTCGGGAGCGACGGCCTTGGCGTCCCGGATGAAGGCGAGCGCGCGGTCGGTGATGTCGGTGCCGAAGTGATAGCCCTCCTCGGGGCTCGCCGGTTGGTCGACCGGGTGGTTGTCGTGCACCAGGTCGGGGTACCACTGGTTGGTCTCCGCTCCGAGGAAGCCGTAGAACCGCTCGAACCCGCGACCGAGCGGCCACTGCCGACGCGTGGAGGCCAAGTTCATCTCGTCCTCGGGGCACAGGTGCCACTTGCCCACCATGTAGGTGTTCCAGCCACGCTCGCCGAGGACCTCGGCGATGTTGCCGCACTCGAAGGGGATGTGCCCGCTGGAGTTGGGGAAGCCGGCAGCAGCCTCGGTGATGCTGGCCATGCTGTTCGTGGTGTGGTTGCGGCCGGTGAGCAGGGACGACCGGGTCGGGGAGCAGAGCGCCGTGGTGTGGAAGTTGGTATAGGTGAGTCCGCGCTCGGCGATCCTGTTGATGTTGGGCGTCTCAATCAGCCCTCCGTACGGCTGCATCGCCGAGAAGCCGACGTCGTCGAGCACGATGTAGAGCACGTTCGGCGACCCGTCCGGAGCGACCGGTTGCGCGAATGGCTCCCAGTCTGGAGTCGACTTGGTGATGTCGAGATTGACCACACCCTTGAAAGGCTTTGCCACGATGTCGCCCTCACTCTCCGAGAACAGCCGGTGCCATGGTCCCGACGCGGGCACCGGCAACGGGCTGCACGCAATCACGGCGGGACGGCTGACGAACACGACGACCGTGCACGGGCCAGCGGAGCCCCCGCATCACCCGACCAGGGTGAAGCGCGTGGTGGTCCGACACGTTCGCGAGTGCTCAGGGGAGCGGTCGTCAGTACGATGCGGCCGTGGCCGAACCCGAGCGTGACCGCGGCTTCGAACGGCTCGTTGCCTTCATCGATGCGATGGTCGCAATCGCGATCACGCTGCTCGTGCTGCCCCTCGTGGAGCTCACGGCGGAGATCGACGACTACGACAGCGTGAACGCGCTGCTCCGCGAGAACCAGGCCGAGGTCTGGGCGTTCCTGCTGAGCTTCGCGGTCATCGCGAGATTGTGGTTCGTCCAGCATGACTCGGTGCGGCACGTGGTCGGCTACGACCGGCGTCTCGCTCGTCTGCTCCTGCTCTGGGCGCTGACGATCGTGTTCCTTCCCTTCCCGACCGCACTGGTGGCCGAGACTCCCGACGACTCCACCACCAAGCTCCTCTACATCGGGTCGATGGTGCTGTCCACGGCGATACTCACCCTCGTCGAGGCCAGGCTGGCCCGCCATCCCGGGCTCACCGACGGCGACGACGATGCCGACCCGGTCAACGGCGCCGCCAACGTGGCGATGCTCGCGGCGGCCCTGGTCATCACGCTCGTGGTGCCCGCGACCAGCTACGCACCCTTGTTGCTGCTCCTCGCCGCCGACCCAGCCGCGCGGGCCTGGCGCCGGCTGCGTACCTGAGGTCATCGACCTGACCGCTGGCCGGTCGGCAAGCACACGGCAAGTACGGCGCAAGCGTCTGGGCGTCCTCTGGTGTCGTGCCCCGACCGGGGCACTGCCGGACCACCACAGGAGCAGCTGCCATGTCCAGCTTCCGCATCACCCGAACCGACCTGTCCTCGCGACTGATCCGTACCCACGCCCTGCGACGTCACGAGATCATCCAGGCATCGTGTGACGCCCCGCGTCGCGACCGCTACCGACTGGCCATCGCGGCGGGATGGAGACCGCTGGCATGAGCCGGCTGTGTTCTCAGGAGGTCGTGGACGGAGCGGCGTCCGCGGCCCGCTCGAGCCGCTCACGCCACAACCGGCTGCCGGTGCGCGCGAGGGCGTCCAGACCGGCTTCGGCGGCCTTCGCTGCCCGGTCCGAGTTGCCGGTGGCTGCCTCGGCCTCGGCCAGCATGGCGTAGACGATCGGGTCGTGCATCCGGGTGCCCGTCGCGCGGTATCCCTCCGCTGCGGAACGAGCGACCTCCACTGCGTCGGATGCGTGGGTGGCGTCGGCGATCGCATCGCCCCAGCTCTC is part of the Nocardioides cavernae genome and harbors:
- a CDS encoding TMEM175 family protein, with the protein product MAEPERDRGFERLVAFIDAMVAIAITLLVLPLVELTAEIDDYDSVNALLRENQAEVWAFLLSFAVIARLWFVQHDSVRHVVGYDRRLARLLLLWALTIVFLPFPTALVAETPDDSTTKLLYIGSMVLSTAILTLVEARLARHPGLTDGDDDADPVNGAANVAMLAAALVITLVVPATSYAPLLLLLAADPAARAWRRLRT
- a CDS encoding SulP family inorganic anion transporter, whose product is MPPTAEGGRPALFAGMAGYQRSWLRGDLVAGLTVWAVLVPESLAYATIAGVPPVVGLYAAVPSLVLYAALGSSRHLVVASMSATAALSASIVALYAEAGQDSYVALTTALAITTGVVALLAGVLRLGFLASFISEPVLKGFIVGLALTIIAGQLPKLFGVPKGGEDFFSQIVHLVESLGDTQWRDLLVGVLSLVVVLGLRRWLPLVPGSLVAVLLGVAVVSVLGLADEGVAIVGEIDSGLPAVGLPDVGLHDYLVLVGASVGVMLIGFAEGLGAAKTYAARAGYDIDANRELIGLGAANLGSGLASGMVVNGSLSKTAVNGGAGARSQVSGLFVAGLTVITLLFLTGLFENLPEATLAAVVIAAVIELVDVPALARLYRVWSGRLGGIYGWAARADFLAALAALLGVLVFDTLPGLFIGIGVSVVLLLYRASVARVSTLVKLTPARDGLPVVWVDSDRHPDLPTLPGVLVARVESGLFFANADHVRDTVRRRLTDDTRLVVLDAETSPTIDVTATAMLAQLANDLRRDGIELRIAHGIGQTRDVLRRAGKDSGVLQRIYPSVDDAVADPTDGAPREP
- a CDS encoding LuxR C-terminal-related transcriptional regulator, translated to MARVLLYATGQLFGEAVGACLRREELVDGVVVVHDALAVAGTARGSEVDIVLYDITAGGALTAVRALTDQLVEVPVVALTASPNADDVIAYVDSGLVAWVPRDSTLDELVGVLAMALRGETSCDSKVTRSLVDELRRRRESSGVVEAVELLTRREAETVRLLEQGYTNKEIATELHLSVATVKHHVHAVLSKLELTRRAQVGELVRKKPWLLRSA
- a CDS encoding HAD family hydrolase, producing the protein MTTGLSTWKDGPTTATIVDFVAGVSDPGGPDFVEPADRVAVFDNDGTLWCEKPMPIQLDFTVRRLAEMAADDPTLQQQQPWKAAHEHDLHWMGAAMVKHYHGDDEDLRALMGAVTRAFDTVTVEEYDARVREFFLKADHPTLGRSYRSCAFSPMVELLRYLEAHGFTSYIASGGDRDFMRPVASELYGVPPERVIGSALGLTYAEANGATSLVYKAAMEFFDDGPEKPIRIWSRIGRRPILSVGNSNGDVPMLTFSESPGRPALRLLVRHDDAEREFAYDAGSEDALVGAEKQRWTVVSMRNDWVEVFGDEASSAVSDR
- a CDS encoding phage tail protein, translated to MAPLAEPTPPEPVRGPEAAPAVVAPLELIAGTPPGMAETVGEPSAPGAVDDRTPVADASGATTLAPADDVPAAAPPVAPPTPTSDAATTAAPGGTPAPEGTEVVAVPTPEEAVAPVAQAVADRARRQRAHPPAETPVASASASARQPAVEQQRSTAERTVDAIDSVPAGEVPRQSFKEALRLAIDEATPKPKTEDEADRVMAQGATDASARINAQLGIQREEAAGPLRSTAQAEAAPDPAAGTPAPALVPEAPGPAPDPVGPDAVVPAPLPAERLDYSSDRSATDQAMAEAGVSTEQLQRGNDPEFAPALEARSTAETHEAAAGNQYRENEAAVRGESRAQAQERLGGGLAGMRAQRLDLIGQVVGEQQSTSTNQSQQRRLVTERVTAIKEATRTDVDVILTAMDAAAVAIFDVGLREAEAAYEDAFEEAKGGVGNWLTEWGDDWERLIEDSLATGRAAYLARVGRAIDEVATLVESRLAAAKQRVAAGRAELDSYVAGLDESLRSAGEEARQLVSADFDALESSIDERRDSLVQRLTQQYRDSYQRMSETENRLREENKSLWQRVYDATVGLIKKILEFKDMLLSALAEAASVITLIIEDPIGFLSNLIEAVMQGVTNFKDHIVEHLEKGLLDWIFGAVAGAGIQMPAKFDLQGILGLVLQILGLTWQNIRRIAVEMVGEPIVRALEMFAEPVIVLVREGPAGLWEWIKEKLTDLKSMLLEEIQSWLITNVVEAGIKWIIGLLTPAGAFIKACMAIYDIVMFFVEKAQQIADLVKAVTASIGAIAKGSLGAAAQRVEDALARAIPVAIGFLADLLGLGDLSETISAFIKKIRKPVEEAIRWLIGKAVDLVKAAGKLLGIGKDDGPKEGDEDHKLAVNGGLASLQDAVNRYAGRGATREVAEEIARDVQVAHPVFKSVDVVAEGRSWGFRVVASVVSTSAQLPMAGVDPEVDEMVERGIVEEQESTDAPRRAGPLRRAAPTGLGQEARSEFDPDQPGHAARLGVDPGGQVHHAIELTVLDRYPGVFTASELNASSNMRGIPPEQGGRRQLHNSKIRTVWNRVYRSLDAKIERRGLKPGSSEYSALVRAHLEEGRAEMDYTLGQFFSESRKAPRP
- a CDS encoding arylsulfatase: MAKPFKGVVNLDITKSTPDWEPFAQPVAPDGSPNVLYIVLDDVGFSAMQPYGGLIETPNINRIAERGLTYTNFHTTALCSPTRSSLLTGRNHTTNSMASITEAAAGFPNSSGHIPFECGNIAEVLGERGWNTYMVGKWHLCPEDEMNLASTRRQWPLGRGFERFYGFLGAETNQWYPDLVHDNHPVDQPASPEEGYHFGTDITDRALAFIRDAKAVAPDKPFLLYYCPGACHAPHHAPQEWSDRYRGKFDMGYEMYREQVFQRQKTLGILPEHAELSPINPYVDQTSKDGKTWPELDTVRPWESLTDDEKRLFARMAEVYAGFLSHADHEIGRLLDYLEQSGQLDNTLIVLVSDNGASGEGGPNGSVNENKLFNGLPDKIEENLDHLDVLGTPLTYNHYPTGWAWAFNTPFKMWKRYANYEGGTADPMIVSWPERITEHGVRTQYTHAVDIVPTVYEAFGIEVPETLKGYTQFPVEGVSFVASFDDPAAKTGKQTQFYSMGGTRAIWNDGWKAAALSPAAPDCWADYPSQQWELFNTDLDPTECHDVADEHPDKLRELIDLWWIQAGMYNALPLENRGAVEILTTERPQIAKPRNRYVYYPGCAEVPESVAPNTRNRSYTVAVEADIETDEASGVLFSHGARFGGHALYVKDGRLKYVYNWVGMFEQIVESDVPITTGPAVFSASFERDGDTMPAEGTLTLHIGDTKVGEGRIRTQPGRFSIAGEGLNIGRDSGEPITDDYPGQSPWTFVGGTIHKAVVDVSGAPFVDLAQEAAMAFARD